The Pocillopora verrucosa isolate sample1 chromosome 2, ASM3666991v2, whole genome shotgun sequence genome has a segment encoding these proteins:
- the LOC131776039 gene encoding ATP-binding cassette sub-family C member 4-like, with protein MAPKSGYMKISGDKDEKVSFVSSLFFRWMNEVLKKGSQRPLDQNDFLPLSDENSGRFVTDKLRKSWESEKHHCKTNGKRPKLWKSVFYMLSAKDVIIILMGNILCTTSRLLFPLFLGYLVSKLMSTEAENTYRLYACALAMCLNGLIGCLGMHQDSYRCEILGIKIGSALRGLVYQKKLLLSKQTLLKFTAGRLLDLISNDVKRMEEETVKFFVAAVFAVPAYVGTIFLIYNLIGWQAVMGVFLLCVLMPYFAVLSYVNAKLRLRTATVSDQRISQMNQVVSGIRAVKTHAWEDEYRRKIKHVRRNEISVISKRTAIQSSIDALLYSATPLATLVSVIIMVLTGQTLTPANVFMLLSFMGVIKFSGMVNMTSGLMVTYDAYVSLGRIEEFLLLENLLQASESDVSNEPQQKAKSTATYLSRSYLKKEEENTEKVSHSRESRELGPTILCVSNLSYAKTHHEEEFILEDINLFAPSKSLTVITGPVGSGKSTLLSAIAGEISNTSGTIDYQGSVIYLPQTAWVFSGTIKGNILFGQPYKESKYERIIDVCALKEDFQRLPDGDQTVVGERGEVLSGGQQARVSLARAVYSDGDIYLLDDPLSAVDVKVGQHIFNKCIKDLLGDKIVLFASHQQQHMENADEVIVLYKGRVLDKGRFTELQEKGVINSTVDPLYKAALKDKTDSSEPFCWEDKEEDNDAEKCQKIHSLPNEAKSLEIAREDRSIGVVTSKLYWDYFRSGAHPLMLTGMVGLSLITQAIIVAPDLWLSFLARLNPEDQKNKTYLSVFACLVGACFIFTIVRAYGFFLVCLKCAEHLHDKMVVAILQAPVLFFDSNPVGRILNRFSNDIGCVDEMLPKTFLAAMQMLLVIFGQILVTVVTNVWLMFLVVPISMLVVFLSNYYLKTARELKRLESISRSPVFAHFSETLIGLDTIRTRGRQTDFVDALYRYQDVHNQAYVMVMASGRWLGTRLDCLASLLVGAFAVAAILVSQDAAYAGLALVYVIQTLNATQYAVRKTSEVENYMTSVERVMTYTQLDQEPGYEEERTPPKDWPRRGSIVLRDVSLTYYPGGPQVLKNINLSIKGGAKIGVAGRTGAGKSSFVAALMRMPDADGEIVIDDVPIKKIGLQQARRGISVLGQSPVLFSGSLRKNLDILDKFRDAELWQALEDVQLKDFVGRLEAKLDHELLEHGANVSVGERQLICLARVLLQRSKIVVLDEPTAHVDPDTEQTIWNVVRDKLKESTVITIAHRLNTIKDCEKILVLKDGKVKGFDNFDSIINIK; from the exons AtggcaccaaaaagcggttACATGAAAATCTCTGgtgataaagatgaaaaagtcagttttgtatcttcacttttttttcgttgGATGAACGAAGTCCTTAAAAAGGGCAGTCAAAGACCTTTGgatcaaaatgactttttaccCCTGTCAGACGAGAACTCTGGCCGTTTTGTCACCGACAAGCTTCGAAAAAGCTGGGAAAGCGAGAAACATCATTGCAAGACGAATGGGAAAAGGCCCAAACTTTGGAAAAGCGTGTTTTATATGCTTTCTGCCAAagatgttatcatcattttgatgGGGAATATATTGTGCACAACTTCTCGCCTTCTCTTTCCACTGTTCCTCGGGTATCTTGTTTCTAAGCTTATGTCAACTGAGGCAGAGAATACTTATCGGCTCTACGCCTGCGCATTAGCTATGTGTCTCAATGGTTTGATCGGTTGTCTTGGTATGCACCAGGATAGCTACAGATGTGAAATATTGGGGATCAAAATAGGAAGCGCCCTGAGGGGACTGGTGTACCAAAAG AAACTTCTACTCAGCAAGCAGACGTTACTGAAATTCACTGCAGGACGTTTACTCGACCTGATATCCAATGATGTTAAAAGAATGGAAGAAGAGACAGTCAAGTTTTTTGTCGCAGCCGTTTTCGCAGTCCCTGCTTATGTAGGGACAATATTCCTTATCTACAATTTGATTGGCTGGCAGGCTGTTATGGGTGTGTTCCTTCTGTGTGTTCTTATGCCGTACTTTGCCGTTTTGTCCTATGTTAATGCTAAGCTGCGCTTGCGCACAGCTACAGTGTCCGATCAGCGAATCTCCCAAATGAATCAAGTAGTTTCCGGGATCCGCGCGGTCAAAACGCATGCGTGGGAAGACGAATATAGACGAAAGATAAAACATGTAAGAAG AAATGAAATCAGCGTCATTTCGAAGAGGACAGCCATTCAGTCAAGTATTGATGCCTTGTTATACAGTGCAACGCCACTGGCCACTCTGGTGTCAGTAATTATTATGGTGCTTACAGGCCAGACCCTCACGCCCGCCAATGTTTTCATGCTGCTGTCGTTTATGGGTGTTATAAAATTTAGTGGTATGGTGAACATGACATCAGGTTTAATGGTAACGTATGACGCCTACGTTTCGCTCGGAAGAATCGAAGAGTTCCTTCTTCTGGAAAATCTGTTGCAAGCCTCGGAGAGTGATGTAAGCAACGAGCCTCAACAAAAAGCGAAAAGTACCGCAACTTACTTAAGTCGCagttacttgaaaaaagaagaggaaaatacGGAGAAAGTTTCCCACTCTCGTGAGTCAAGAGAATTAGGGCCTACTATATTATGTGTGTCAAATTTAAGCTACGCAAAAACGCATCATGAAGAGGAATTTATTCTTGAGGATATCAACTTATTTGCACCTTCAAAGAGTTTAACAGTCATCACCGGACCGGTTGGAAGTGGTAAGTCTACTCTGCTCTCAGCGATCGCTGGTGAAATTTCGAACACCAGTGGGACGATTGATTATCAAGGTTCTGTCATTTACTTGCCTCAGACTGCTTGGGTGTTCTCGGGAACGATAAAAGGAAACATTCTGTTTGGTCAACCCTACAAGGAGTCCAAGTACGAAAGAATAATCGACGTCTGTGCTCTGAAAGAAGACTTTCAGCGGTTACCTGATGGTGACCAAACAGTCGTTGGAGAACGCGGAGAGGTTCTGAGTGGAGGACAACAGGCGAGAGTAAGTTTAGCTCGTGCAGTTTATTCTGACGGAGATATTTATCTATTGGATGATCCACTGAGTGCTGTCGATGTTAAAGTTGGCCAACACATCTTTAACAAGTGCATCAAAGATCTACTTGGCGATAAAATCGTTCTGTTTGCCTCTCATCAGCAACAGCACATGGAAAACGCTGATGAAGTGATTGTGTTGTACAAAGGACGTGTCCTCGACAAGGGACGCTTTACTGAGCTGCAAGAAAAAGGTGTAATCAATTCAACTGTTGACCCGCTCTATAAAGCAGCTCTGAAGGACAAAACGGACTCATCTGAGCCGTTCTGCTGGGAAGATAAAGAGGAAGACAATGATGCTGAAAAGTGCCAGAAAATACATTCTCTGCCCAATGAAGCGAAGAGTTTGGAGATAGCAAGGGAGGATCGTTCAATCGGAGTTGTGACATCCAAGCTTTATTGGGACTATTTCAGAAGTGGAGCACATCCTTTGATGCTAACTGGAATGGTTGGTTTAAGTCTCATTACTCAAG CCATCATAGTTGCTCCCGACTTGTGGCTTTCGTTTCTTGCAAGGCTAAACCCAGAGGATCAGAAGAACAAGACTTATCTATCTGTCTTCGCCTGTCTGGTTGGCGCGTGTTTTATATTTACTATTGTTCGGGCTTACGGATTCTTCCTTGTTTGTCTGAAGTGCGCCGAGCATCTTCACGATAAAATGgttgtggccattttacaaGCACCTGTCCTGTTCTTTGATTCTAATCCAGTGGGAAGAATCCTAAATCGTTTCTCCAATGATATTGGCTGCGTAGATGAGATGTTGCCCAAAACATTCCTGGCGGCAATGCAGATGCTCTTGGTGATATTTGGCCAAATTCTGGTAACAGTTGTCACAAATGTTTGGCTgatgtttcttgttgttccaATTTCCATGTTGGTCGTTTTTCTATCCAATTATTACTTGAAGACTGCCAGAGAACTAAAGAGGTTAGAGTCGATATCCCGAAGCCCAGTGTTCGCTCATTTTTCGGAGACCCTGATAGGACTGGACACGATTCGTACGAGAGGAAGACAGACAGATTTTGTGGATGCACTCTACAG ATATCAAGATGTTCATAATCAGGCGTATGTTATGGTGATGGCCAGTGGTAGGTGGCTCGGTACACGTCTGGATTGTCTCGCTTCCTTGTTAGTCGGTGCATTTGCTGTGGCTGCAATCTTGGTATCTCAAGATGCCG cttacGCTGGTCTCGCTCTTGTTTACGTCATCCAAACTCTGAACGCGACTCAATACGCTGTTAGAAAAACGTCTGAAGTTGAAAACTACATGACGTCAGTTGAGCGAGTTATGACCTACACCCAACTCGATCAGGAGCCTGGATACGAAGAAGAACGAACACCGCCAAAAGACTGGCCTCGGAGAGGAAGTATCGTGTTGAGAGATGTATCATTGACGTACTATCCGGGGGGACCTCAAGTGCTGAAGAACATCAATCTTAGCATCAAAGGAGGAGCAAAGATTGGAGTTGCCGGCCGTACGGGAGCTGGGAAGTCATCTTTTGTAGCAGCTCTCATGCGCATGCCTGATGCTGATGGAGAGATAGTTATCGACGATGTTCCAATTAAAAAGATAGGCCTCCAACAAGCTCGACGAGGTATTTCAGTTCTTGGCCAAAGTCCTGTTCTTTTTAGCGGATCTTTGAGGAAAAATCTCGATATTTTAGACAAGTTTCGAGACGCTGAATTATGGCAGGCTTTAGAGGatgtgcaactgaaagatttcgTCGGGAGGCTTGAGGCCAAGCTGGATCACGAACTGCTGGAACATGGTGCTAATGTCAGTGTTGGAGAGCGGCAGTTAATTTGCTTGGCTCGTGTGCTGCTACAGCGAAGTAAAATCGTCGTCTTGGACGAGCCAACTGCGCATGTTGACCCAGACACAGAGCAGACGATTTGGAATGTAGTGCGGGACAAACTGAAGGAGTCGACTGTCATCACTATAGCTCACCGTTTGAACACGATAAAAGACTGCGAGAAGATTTTGGTCTTGAAAGATGGAAAAGTTAAAGGGTTTGACAATTTTGACTCAATAATAAACATTAAGTGA
- the LOC136279019 gene encoding uncharacterized protein: MISVAGIFAGVTAKFSPFFSRAFSASLRDLEEVNNPLRRCLQQQQGVRAVFKSETALRSQLVRPKDAADPAKKDGVFCRIPCECGKVYIGETGRPMQDRIKEHDRDIRLARTETSAVSEHAYNTGHKPLWNEIKFLDRDSYYYMRRIKEGIDVRLHPDNINRDSGIEIPEAWMPTIKKHNNKRAEGANH, from the exons ATGATCTCTGTGGCAGGAATATTCGCAGGAGTTACGGCGAAGTTCAGTCCTTTCTTCAGTAGGGCTTTCTCGGCATCGCTAAGGGACCTAGAAGAAGTTAATAACCCA cttcgccgttgcttacagcaacaacaaggcgtacgcgctgttttcaagtcggagactgCGCTAAGATCTCAGCTAGTACGACCCAAAGACGCTGCCGACCCAGCTAAAAAAGATGGCGTATTTtgcaggattccctgtgaatgcggcaaggtgtacatcggagagaccGGAAGACccatgcaagacagaattaaggagcacgatcgagacatccgactcgcccgtaccgagacctctgccgtttcagagcatgcctaCAACActggacacaagccactctggaacgaaatAAAGTTTCTGGATCGTGACTCTTATTACTACATGCGCAGGATCAAAGAGGGAATTGATGTAAGACTTCACCctgacaacatcaacagggatagtggaatagaaattccagaagcgtggatgcccacgatcaaaaaacacaacaacaagagagccgagggagcaaatcactga